The proteins below come from a single Hyphomicrobium denitrificans ATCC 51888 genomic window:
- a CDS encoding bifunctional diguanylate cyclase/phosphodiesterase codes for MADPGADQKREALTESGNLDLVGILSSIEETAYAWNLVSGRIEWGSNAAAILGVGDLARIATGAAYHALIAPENLKDRLQVFSGGVATDRVRGVPYRVQYRITPGGPRSWKTIRVEDHGRWWPGADGHPIHARGVIRIIDDHYLEQQRQLVRNDFDELTGQLNRIRLTEALGSVLGRIEREPQSCGFLMVSVNNLAVINDTFGIATGDEAISEVARRIRGKLRGGDIIGRYASNKFGIIMMKCGPEALRVAAERFLKVVRDSTIKTSAGQLSATISIGAVVIPHQANSVQDAVNFALRALDAARSQRIDCFVLYEPLPGGESVRVRNRTIANNVIEALDDNRMRLVLQPMVSAKSGKAEIYECLLRMEKPDGQIVPAGEFVPVAEQLGLSRLIDRRALELTIALLKKHHDLVLSLNVSGLTCSDKEWIAALRRLSDGRKDILSRLIVEITETVAIEDLDQTINFVDTLKEFGCRVAIDDFGAGYTSFKNLKLLNVDIVKIDGVFVKNLANDSSDRIFIKTMIDLARIFGMETVAEWVGDEHSVKHLTDAGIDFMQGFYYGLPIDAADYVSKKP; via the coding sequence GTGGCTGATCCAGGTGCGGATCAGAAGCGCGAAGCATTGACAGAATCCGGCAATCTCGACCTGGTCGGCATCCTCTCATCTATTGAGGAAACCGCTTACGCCTGGAACCTGGTCTCCGGCCGTATCGAGTGGGGCAGCAACGCTGCCGCGATCCTCGGCGTCGGTGACCTCGCCAGAATCGCGACCGGCGCAGCCTACCATGCTCTCATCGCGCCGGAGAACCTGAAGGATCGGCTGCAAGTCTTTTCAGGCGGCGTCGCAACCGATCGCGTTCGCGGCGTGCCCTATCGTGTTCAGTACCGCATCACGCCAGGCGGCCCGCGAAGCTGGAAGACGATCCGCGTCGAAGATCATGGCCGTTGGTGGCCCGGCGCCGATGGCCATCCCATTCACGCCCGCGGCGTGATCAGGATTATCGACGATCACTATCTCGAACAGCAACGCCAGCTTGTCCGCAACGACTTCGACGAGCTGACCGGACAGCTCAACCGCATCCGCCTGACCGAAGCGCTGGGTTCCGTTCTCGGCCGTATCGAACGCGAGCCGCAATCGTGCGGCTTCTTGATGGTGTCGGTGAATAACCTCGCCGTGATCAACGATACCTTCGGCATCGCGACCGGCGACGAAGCGATCTCCGAAGTTGCGCGCCGCATTCGCGGCAAGCTGCGCGGCGGCGACATCATCGGCCGTTATGCGTCGAACAAGTTCGGCATCATCATGATGAAATGCGGACCCGAAGCGCTACGCGTTGCCGCCGAGCGTTTCCTGAAAGTGGTCCGCGACTCCACGATCAAGACATCGGCCGGCCAGCTGTCGGCGACGATTTCGATTGGCGCGGTCGTGATTCCGCACCAGGCGAATTCGGTCCAGGACGCTGTGAATTTTGCCCTTCGCGCGCTCGATGCGGCGCGTTCGCAGCGGATCGATTGCTTCGTGCTCTATGAACCGCTGCCGGGCGGCGAAAGCGTCCGCGTCCGTAACAGGACGATCGCCAATAACGTCATCGAGGCGCTCGACGACAACCGCATGCGCCTCGTTCTGCAGCCGATGGTGTCCGCCAAGTCCGGCAAGGCTGAAATCTACGAGTGTCTGCTTCGCATGGAGAAGCCCGACGGACAGATCGTTCCGGCGGGCGAATTCGTCCCCGTCGCCGAGCAACTCGGATTATCGCGCTTGATCGATCGGCGAGCGCTGGAACTGACGATCGCGCTTCTGAAAAAGCATCACGATCTGGTGCTCTCGCTCAATGTGTCAGGATTGACCTGCTCCGATAAGGAATGGATCGCAGCGCTGCGCCGCCTCAGCGATGGCCGCAAGGATATTCTCAGCCGACTGATCGTTGAAATCACGGAAACAGTCGCGATCGAGGACCTCGATCAGACGATCAACTTCGTCGACACGCTGAAGGAATTCGGCTGCCGCGTCGCGATCGACGATTTCGGCGCCGGTTACACGTCATTCAAGAACTTGAAGCTGCTCAACGTCGACATCGTCAAGATCGACGGCGTTTTCGTAAAGAATCTCGCCAACGACAGCAGCGACCGCATCTTCATCAAAACGATGATCGATCTGGCGCGCATTTTCGGCATGGAGACGGTCGCCGAATGGGTCGGCGACGAACACTCGGTCAAGCACCTGACCGACGCCGGCATCGACTTCATGCAGGGGTTCTACTACGGCCTCCCGATCGACGCCGCCGACTACGTGTCGAAGAAACCTTGA
- the mtgA gene encoding monofunctional biosynthetic peptidoglycan transglycosylase: protein MDRSQETSERTAAPPVETSAEDRLLASAVEVLARVHTDSRYEQAQLIPPRPLPPLAFRTPSRPDPQADIAVPVPMPARFFQRSGPAFEPIESPPPLPPAPDAEQKFPVDTLFSDIDAEAAARSLTAVAAPEPEPAPKPDEPPQPISEPSVAPPPNLGSLIPGAPRLEMPSRRPDAAFPGLQADFAGRADGSAGHTGFPAATGEPAPRSLFRRLLRIAAWLVIGWLVIVLTLMAAYRFVDPPGSMLMLQQWLSGERIESTWVPIEEISPNVIRAVVASEDSRFCDHHGIDFEALAGAVSDVGSGAARGASTISMQVVKNLFLWSSRSYMRKAVELPLTLLMETLWPKRRIMEVYLNIAEWGPGIFGIEAAAQARFRKPARSLSAGEASRLAVALPNPRMRNPAKPGPGMQRLARIIQMRMRAAASVQTSCVLPRRRI from the coding sequence ATGGATCGGTCGCAGGAGACATCAGAGCGAACTGCCGCGCCGCCTGTCGAAACCTCGGCGGAGGATCGGCTGCTTGCGTCGGCGGTTGAGGTGCTCGCGCGGGTGCACACGGACTCCCGATACGAACAGGCGCAGCTCATTCCCCCGCGACCCTTGCCGCCTCTGGCGTTTCGAACTCCGTCGCGCCCGGACCCGCAAGCTGACATCGCCGTGCCGGTGCCGATGCCGGCACGTTTTTTTCAGCGTTCCGGCCCCGCGTTTGAGCCCATCGAGAGCCCGCCGCCTTTGCCGCCGGCTCCGGATGCCGAGCAGAAGTTTCCCGTCGATACCCTGTTCTCTGACATCGACGCGGAAGCCGCCGCCCGCTCGCTGACGGCTGTCGCAGCACCAGAACCAGAACCCGCGCCGAAACCGGACGAACCTCCGCAACCGATTTCCGAACCCAGCGTCGCCCCGCCGCCGAACCTCGGGAGCCTCATTCCCGGCGCACCCAGGCTCGAAATGCCGTCCCGTCGTCCGGACGCCGCCTTCCCCGGGCTGCAAGCCGATTTTGCCGGCAGGGCTGACGGAAGCGCAGGACATACGGGTTTTCCGGCGGCGACCGGTGAGCCTGCACCTCGCTCTCTCTTTCGTAGACTGCTGCGGATTGCAGCGTGGCTCGTCATCGGCTGGCTCGTCATCGTGCTGACGCTGATGGCCGCCTACCGCTTCGTCGATCCGCCGGGATCGATGCTGATGCTGCAGCAATGGCTTTCCGGGGAGCGGATCGAGAGCACATGGGTGCCGATCGAGGAGATCTCGCCCAACGTCATTCGTGCCGTCGTGGCCAGCGAGGACAGCCGCTTCTGCGATCACCACGGCATCGACTTCGAAGCGCTCGCCGGAGCGGTCTCGGACGTCGGAAGCGGCGCGGCGCGTGGCGCCAGTACGATCTCGATGCAGGTCGTGAAAAATCTCTTCCTCTGGTCGTCCAGAAGCTACATGCGCAAGGCCGTCGAGCTGCCGCTGACGTTGCTCATGGAAACGCTTTGGCCGAAGCGGCGGATCATGGAGGTTTACCTCAACATCGCGGAGTGGGGGCCCGGCATATTCGGGATTGAAGCGGCGGCGCAAGCCCGCTTTCGAAAGCCGGCGAGGAGCTTGAGCGCCGGGGAGGCCTCCCGCCTCGCCGTGGCGCTTCCCAACCCGCGTATGCGCAACCCCGCCAAACCCGGCCCCGGCATGCAGCGCCTCGCCCGCATCATCCAGATGCGGATGCGCGCGGCCGCAAGCGTTCAGACGAGCTGTGTCCTGCCAAGACGCCGCATCTGA
- a CDS encoding NYN domain-containing protein, whose amino-acid sequence MKRESSGPVLTTVFVDYDNVYLSLKRKNEDAAKRFAKDSSIWLQGIASGELITSKTSLPVPTERRIVMSRCYGNSQPRRNAHDNSTDMCSFPFIRHHFQRSGFEVIDCPPLTQQLKNSADIRIVMDVSDILNHPTFFDEFIILSGDADFTPVLHRLRAHARRTVVYANDHTALPYTAISDGEIKESDLLALLTNSRAIAGETPREITATVPVIDVEAARKAILAEVVDFVRSAPQAVPLETLADRSVRVIGRDKTVGTNWGGYGSFRDLLLADLPEDIHLSDTPPYTVFDANRHISAAGLIAPQLSAPTPEPRSREISAEISAAEAKAIARPSTPNIPKPVQQSTPLQQLPQQQPTAFQAAPQQRYAAPASSAPVPPAPPLPPSRGPEISQAATPMARQPLGQQRPSAPPPGQPSGYQPERAREPQRPAASQTPPPPMSGAPRSGEQATQIQQSIARIHEACQAPALAPAEYRVLFDVMAQEVTANGLQGAQTLVNITQRAREFGLDVKRDDLRFIYDVVSESDPWFEQGTSATLFASRFRNFVVARCRSQGLSLSADELDLVEAWFSAPQPPAASRALPYGGRGTQAQAQAQAPSAPAPKPHAPAQTSGEQWWSLEEGRQHIVEQRDAEQKGLNPYTQNQNEEEFPRIVRSRFRG is encoded by the coding sequence ATGAAACGCGAGTCCTCAGGACCCGTCCTAACAACGGTGTTTGTCGATTACGACAACGTCTATCTTTCTCTGAAGCGCAAAAACGAAGATGCCGCGAAGCGCTTCGCGAAAGACAGCAGCATCTGGCTGCAGGGCATCGCGTCGGGAGAGCTGATTACATCCAAGACTTCGCTGCCCGTACCGACGGAACGGCGCATTGTCATGAGCCGATGCTACGGAAATTCGCAGCCGCGCCGGAACGCGCACGACAATTCGACGGACATGTGTTCGTTTCCGTTTATCCGGCACCATTTCCAGCGCTCGGGCTTCGAGGTCATCGACTGCCCGCCGCTGACGCAGCAATTGAAGAACTCGGCAGACATCCGCATTGTCATGGATGTCAGCGATATCCTGAACCATCCGACGTTCTTCGATGAGTTCATCATTCTGTCGGGCGACGCCGACTTCACGCCGGTGCTGCACCGGCTTCGGGCGCATGCGCGCCGCACCGTCGTTTATGCCAACGATCATACGGCGCTTCCCTACACGGCTATCAGCGACGGCGAGATCAAGGAATCCGATCTGCTGGCGCTCCTGACGAACAGCCGCGCGATCGCAGGCGAAACTCCGCGTGAAATCACGGCTACCGTGCCGGTGATCGACGTCGAGGCGGCGCGCAAGGCGATCCTGGCGGAAGTCGTCGACTTCGTGCGTAGCGCACCGCAGGCGGTGCCGCTCGAAACGCTCGCCGACCGTTCCGTGCGCGTCATCGGACGCGACAAGACCGTCGGAACGAACTGGGGCGGATACGGCTCGTTCCGCGATCTGTTGCTCGCGGATCTTCCCGAGGACATCCATCTCAGCGATACGCCGCCCTACACCGTGTTCGATGCGAACCGGCATATTTCCGCCGCCGGATTGATCGCGCCGCAGCTCTCAGCGCCGACACCCGAACCTCGGAGCCGCGAAATCTCGGCAGAGATTTCGGCCGCAGAAGCGAAAGCGATCGCTCGCCCGTCAACGCCGAACATCCCGAAGCCTGTGCAGCAATCGACGCCGTTGCAGCAACTGCCGCAGCAGCAGCCGACCGCTTTCCAAGCGGCTCCGCAGCAGCGCTATGCAGCACCCGCAAGCTCGGCTCCGGTGCCACCCGCGCCGCCGCTGCCGCCGTCGCGCGGTCCTGAAATTTCTCAGGCGGCGACGCCGATGGCTCGTCAGCCGCTTGGCCAGCAGCGGCCGTCGGCTCCGCCGCCAGGACAACCCTCCGGCTATCAGCCCGAGCGTGCCCGCGAACCGCAACGCCCAGCGGCATCGCAGACGCCGCCGCCTCCGATGTCCGGGGCACCGCGCAGCGGTGAGCAGGCGACGCAGATCCAGCAGTCGATCGCGCGCATTCACGAGGCTTGCCAGGCCCCGGCGCTGGCACCGGCGGAGTATCGCGTGCTGTTCGACGTCATGGCGCAGGAAGTTACAGCTAACGGACTTCAGGGCGCGCAGACGCTCGTCAACATCACCCAGCGGGCGCGCGAGTTCGGCCTCGACGTCAAGCGCGACGACCTGCGCTTCATCTACGACGTCGTCAGCGAGAGCGATCCGTGGTTCGAGCAGGGAACGAGCGCGACGTTGTTCGCGAGCCGCTTCCGCAATTTCGTCGTTGCGCGCTGCCGGAGTCAGGGCTTGAGCCTTTCGGCTGACGAACTCGATCTCGTCGAAGCGTGGTTCTCGGCGCCGCAGCCGCCGGCCGCGTCTCGCGCGTTGCCGTACGGCGGCCGTGGGACACAGGCTCAGGCTCAGGCTCAGGCTCCGTCCGCCCCGGCGCCGAAGCCGCATGCTCCGGCACAGACCTCCGGCGAGCAATGGTGGAGCCTCGAAGAGGGCCGCCAGCACATCGTCGAGCAGCGGGATGCGGAGCAGAAGGGGCTCAACCCCTATACGCAGAACCAGAACGAAGAAGAATTTCCGCGCATCGTGAGATCGCGCTTCCGGGGCTAG
- a CDS encoding polyprenyl synthetase family protein: MSQFLVQLGNAATAVEGFLAECLTEQQANGTPPRLADALRHAVLAGGKRFRPFLVFESAGLFGVARDAALPAAAALECIHCYSLVHDDLPAMDNDELRRGQPTVWKAYDEWTAILVGDALQAIAFELTSDPRRHDDAEARAELTHALAIASGAIGMVGGQMLDLEAGRLPDQPAATIADIVRLQAMKTGRLITVGCEMGAILGRASPSDRAALKTYGEHLGTAFQISDDLLDAEGSAADVGKATGKDAAAGKATLIGLLGIQEARQHLDRTIDAAVAALEPFDTKAEPLIAAARHMGQRDS, encoded by the coding sequence GTGTCACAATTTCTTGTCCAGCTTGGCAATGCCGCAACGGCCGTCGAGGGTTTTCTCGCGGAATGCCTGACGGAACAACAGGCCAATGGGACGCCCCCTCGCCTGGCTGACGCGCTTCGCCACGCCGTGCTCGCAGGTGGCAAGCGATTCCGGCCGTTCCTCGTTTTCGAAAGCGCCGGGCTTTTCGGCGTGGCTCGCGATGCGGCGCTGCCGGCGGCGGCCGCGCTCGAATGCATCCATTGCTATTCCCTCGTCCATGACGATCTGCCAGCCATGGACAACGATGAACTGCGGCGTGGGCAGCCGACTGTCTGGAAAGCCTACGACGAGTGGACGGCCATCCTCGTCGGCGATGCGCTGCAGGCCATCGCCTTCGAACTCACGAGTGATCCCCGGCGTCATGACGATGCTGAAGCTCGGGCAGAACTGACGCATGCGCTTGCGATCGCGTCCGGAGCCATCGGCATGGTCGGCGGGCAGATGCTCGATCTAGAGGCCGGGCGTTTGCCGGATCAGCCCGCGGCCACGATCGCCGACATCGTGCGGCTGCAGGCCATGAAGACCGGGCGCCTGATTACGGTCGGATGCGAGATGGGGGCGATCCTCGGGCGCGCAAGTCCGAGCGACAGGGCTGCGCTCAAGACATACGGCGAGCATCTCGGAACCGCGTTCCAGATCAGCGACGATCTTCTCGATGCGGAAGGCAGCGCGGCGGATGTCGGCAAAGCGACCGGCAAGGATGCCGCCGCAGGCAAGGCGACGCTCATCGGTCTGCTCGGAATTCAGGAAGCCCGGCAGCATCTCGATCGCACGATCGATGCAGCTGTCGCAGCGCTCGAACCGTTCGACACAAAAGCAGAGCCCCTGATCGCCGCCGCGCGGCACATGGGCCAACGCGACAGCTGA
- the phaR gene encoding polyhydroxyalkanoate synthesis repressor PhaR has translation MLSNPEPQTQAPKREAVVIKKYANRRLYNTETSTYVTLEDLAKMVRGDRDFVVYDAKNGDDLTHAVLTQIIVEQESREGGQALLPIPFLRQLIRFYDDSIARMVPSYLQFSLEHLAKEQVRFREQFASAFSNPAAAFEFYQQQARQNMAMFEQAMSMWASFGSAASGQRGEGKSPEAAQPQAPAQSDASTGGRDELSELKSQLSAMQQKIEKLSQSRP, from the coding sequence ATGCTGAGCAACCCAGAACCTCAAACCCAGGCTCCCAAACGCGAAGCCGTCGTCATCAAGAAGTACGCAAACCGGCGTCTATATAACACCGAGACGAGTACATACGTCACGCTCGAGGATCTCGCGAAGATGGTGCGCGGAGATCGTGACTTCGTGGTTTACGATGCCAAGAACGGCGACGACCTGACCCACGCTGTTCTTACCCAGATCATCGTCGAGCAGGAAAGCCGCGAGGGCGGACAGGCGCTGCTGCCAATTCCCTTCCTCCGCCAGCTCATTCGTTTTTACGATGACAGCATTGCGCGGATGGTGCCGAGCTACCTTCAGTTCAGCCTCGAGCATCTGGCGAAAGAGCAGGTGCGCTTCCGCGAGCAGTTCGCTTCGGCGTTCTCAAATCCCGCAGCCGCCTTCGAGTTCTATCAGCAGCAGGCGCGGCAGAACATGGCGATGTTCGAGCAGGCGATGTCGATGTGGGCCTCCTTCGGTTCGGCGGCGAGCGGACAACGCGGCGAAGGCAAATCGCCCGAGGCCGCACAGCCGCAGGCTCCGGCGCAAAGCGATGCTTCGACGGGAGGTCGCGACGAACTCAGCGAGCTGAAGTCGCAGCTTTCGGCCATGCAGCAGAAGATCGAGAAACTGTCTCAGTCGCGGCCCTAG
- the rpmF gene encoding 50S ribosomal protein L32, producing the protein MAVPRKKTSPMKRGQRRSHDALKAPAYVEDKDSGERRRPHHIDLKSGKYRGRQILPPASDE; encoded by the coding sequence ATGGCAGTTCCGCGCAAGAAGACGTCCCCGATGAAGCGGGGCCAGCGGCGTTCGCATGACGCCCTGAAGGCTCCGGCTTACGTCGAGGACAAGGACAGCGGTGAGCGTCGCCGCCCGCATCACATCGACCTCAAGTCGGGCAAATACCGCGGCCGCCAGATCCTGCCGCCGGCTTCCGACGAATAA
- the phbB gene encoding acetoacetyl-CoA reductase has translation MARVALVTGGTRGIGHAISIALKNSGYRVAASYAGNDAAAQAFQAETGIPVYKFDVGNYETTEKAVKQIEKDLGPIEVLVNNAGITRDTMFHKMTKQQWDEVIGTNLNGLFNVTRQVWEGMRSRKFGRVINISSINGQKGQMGQVNYSASKAGDIGFTKALAQEGARAGITVNVICPGYIATEMVKAIPQDVLDKAILPQIPVGRLGEPNEIARAVVFLASDEAGFITGSTLSANGGQYFA, from the coding sequence ATGGCAAGGGTCGCCCTCGTCACCGGAGGCACGCGCGGCATTGGGCACGCGATCTCGATCGCCTTGAAGAATAGCGGCTATCGGGTCGCGGCAAGCTACGCAGGAAACGACGCTGCGGCTCAGGCTTTCCAGGCCGAGACCGGCATCCCCGTCTACAAGTTCGACGTCGGCAACTACGAAACGACGGAAAAAGCGGTCAAGCAGATCGAAAAGGATCTCGGACCCATCGAGGTGCTCGTCAACAACGCCGGCATCACGCGCGATACGATGTTCCACAAGATGACTAAGCAGCAGTGGGACGAAGTCATCGGCACGAACCTCAATGGCCTGTTCAACGTCACGCGCCAGGTCTGGGAAGGCATGCGCTCGCGCAAGTTCGGCCGCGTCATCAACATTTCGTCCATCAACGGCCAGAAGGGCCAGATGGGCCAGGTCAACTATTCCGCATCGAAGGCGGGCGACATCGGCTTCACGAAGGCGCTGGCCCAGGAAGGCGCACGCGCCGGCATCACCGTCAACGTGATCTGCCCTGGCTACATCGCAACCGAGATGGTCAAGGCGATCCCGCAGGACGTGCTCGACAAGGCGATCCTTCCGCAGATCCCCGTCGGCCGCCTCGGTGAGCCGAACGAGATCGCACGCGCTGTCGTGTTCCTCGCGTCCGACGAAGCGGGCTTCATCACCGGTTCGACGCTCTCGGCCAACGGCGGTCAGTACTTCGCCTGA
- a CDS encoding outer membrane protein gives MRALNLKSMLLGSATVLAAASGSAMAADLGPYQPYNPPPEAAPVYQPAIWDGAYIGINGGYGWSDARPTEPEGGFGGGQIGYNWQRGRVVFGLEGDFQGADISGRAYTFDGDTARSDMNWFSTVRGRLGFTSGPWLLYATGGLAVADVDHRANLEGQSFRGSDTLTGYAVGGGLEWKFSQNWSAKAEYLYLGLGDSKLTADNGDFVRINNDVQTVRVGLNYHF, from the coding sequence ATGAGAGCGTTGAATTTGAAGTCGATGCTGCTTGGCAGCGCGACGGTATTGGCAGCTGCGAGTGGCAGCGCCATGGCCGCTGACCTTGGGCCGTATCAGCCCTACAATCCTCCGCCGGAGGCAGCGCCCGTTTATCAGCCCGCGATTTGGGACGGTGCATACATCGGTATCAACGGTGGCTACGGCTGGTCGGATGCGCGTCCGACGGAACCGGAAGGCGGATTTGGTGGCGGCCAGATCGGCTACAACTGGCAGCGCGGCCGGGTCGTCTTCGGTCTGGAAGGTGACTTCCAGGGCGCCGACATCAGTGGCCGGGCCTATACCTTCGACGGTGATACAGCGCGCAGCGATATGAACTGGTTCTCGACCGTTCGCGGCCGCCTCGGCTTCACAAGCGGTCCGTGGCTGCTCTACGCGACGGGCGGTCTCGCAGTCGCTGACGTCGATCATCGCGCCAATCTCGAAGGCCAGAGCTTCCGCGGCAGCGACACGCTGACGGGTTATGCCGTCGGCGGCGGTCTGGAGTGGAAGTTCTCTCAGAACTGGAGCGCGAAGGCTGAGTACCTGTATCTCGGTCTCGGCGATTCCAAGCTGACGGCCGACAACGGCGACTTCGTACGCATCAACAACGACGTTCAGACCGTCCGCGTCGGTCTCAACTATCACTTCTGA
- a CDS encoding cupin domain-containing protein, whose protein sequence is MQRDLSADDVIELLGLTPHPEGGHFRETFRDDMQTDERSASTAIYFLLKAGEQSHWHAVDAAEGWHYYAGAPLLLELSPAGGPITAVRLGSDLAAGERPQAVVPKDFWQRARSLGPWTLVGCTVAPGFDFAGFKLAAADFSPLD, encoded by the coding sequence ATGCAGCGCGATCTTTCCGCCGACGACGTCATCGAACTACTGGGGCTTACTCCGCATCCGGAGGGTGGCCATTTTCGCGAGACGTTCCGCGACGACATGCAGACTGACGAGCGTTCCGCCTCGACGGCGATCTATTTTCTGCTGAAGGCGGGCGAGCAATCGCATTGGCACGCCGTCGATGCCGCCGAGGGGTGGCACTACTACGCCGGCGCGCCGCTGCTGCTGGAACTTTCACCTGCCGGAGGGCCGATCACCGCCGTTCGGCTCGGATCGGATCTCGCGGCCGGGGAGCGTCCGCAGGCTGTGGTTCCGAAGGATTTCTGGCAGCGGGCGCGCAGTCTCGGGCCCTGGACGCTGGTCGGCTGCACGGTGGCGCCGGGATTCGATTTCGCCGGTTTCAAACTGGCGGCGGCGGACTTCTCCCCGCTCGATTGA
- a CDS encoding acetyl-CoA C-acetyltransferase, with protein sequence MSEDSSTIVIASAARTPVGSFNGALASLPASKLGEIAIKAALKRANIQPGDVSEVILGQVLTAAQGQGPARQASVGAGVPVDSPAWSINQICGSGLRAVALGMQQIKTGDAKIVVAGGQESMSQSAHAGHMRDGTKMGDFKLIDTMVKDGLWDAFNNYHMGTTAENVARQWQITREDQDKFAVASQNKAEAARKAGKFKDEITPVTIKTKKGETVVDQDEYIKEGVTIDSIAKLRPAFDPKEGTVTAANASGINDGAAVVVLMTAEEAKKRGIKPLARIVSWATTGVDPSIMGTGPISASKKALEKAGWTIADLDLIEANEAFAAQALAVNKGLGWDTEKVNVNGGAIAIGHPIGASGARILNTLLFEMQRRDAKKGLATLCIGGGMGVALCVARD encoded by the coding sequence ATGAGCGAAGATTCTTCGACGATTGTGATTGCAAGCGCAGCCCGCACGCCAGTCGGTTCGTTCAACGGCGCGCTCGCATCGTTGCCGGCTTCCAAGCTCGGCGAAATCGCGATCAAGGCCGCCCTCAAGCGCGCCAATATTCAGCCCGGCGACGTTTCCGAGGTCATCCTCGGTCAGGTTCTGACGGCCGCTCAGGGTCAAGGCCCCGCGCGTCAGGCATCCGTCGGCGCGGGCGTGCCGGTGGATTCTCCCGCTTGGAGCATCAATCAGATTTGCGGTTCGGGCTTGCGCGCCGTCGCGCTCGGCATGCAGCAGATCAAGACCGGAGACGCGAAGATCGTCGTCGCCGGCGGCCAGGAAAGCATGAGCCAGTCGGCACACGCCGGACACATGCGCGATGGTACCAAGATGGGCGACTTCAAGCTCATCGACACGATGGTGAAGGACGGCCTCTGGGACGCCTTCAACAACTACCACATGGGCACGACGGCCGAGAACGTCGCGCGCCAGTGGCAGATCACGCGCGAAGATCAGGACAAGTTCGCCGTCGCTTCGCAGAACAAAGCCGAAGCCGCACGCAAGGCTGGCAAGTTCAAGGACGAGATCACGCCCGTCACGATCAAGACGAAGAAGGGCGAGACCGTCGTCGATCAGGACGAGTACATCAAGGAAGGCGTGACCATCGATAGCATCGCGAAGCTGCGCCCCGCCTTCGATCCGAAGGAAGGCACGGTTACGGCCGCGAACGCATCGGGCATCAATGACGGTGCAGCCGTCGTCGTTCTGATGACCGCCGAAGAAGCCAAGAAGCGCGGGATCAAGCCGCTTGCCCGCATCGTGTCGTGGGCCACGACCGGCGTCGATCCGTCGATCATGGGCACGGGCCCGATCTCGGCTTCTAAGAAGGCGCTCGAAAAAGCCGGCTGGACGATCGCCGATCTCGATCTCATCGAAGCCAACGAAGCGTTCGCCGCGCAGGCGCTCGCCGTCAACAAAGGCCTCGGCTGGGATACGGAGAAGGTCAACGTCAACGGCGGCGCGATTGCCATCGGTCATCCGATCGGCGCTTCCGGCGCGCGCATCCTCAACACGCTTCTGTTCGAAATGCAGCGCCGCGATGCGAAGAAGGGCCTTGCCACGCTTTGCATCGGTGGCGGCATGGGCGTCGCCCTGTGCGTCGCTCGCGACTGA